A region of the Microbulbifer pacificus genome:
CGATAGACCTTCTCAAGGGTAACCCCCACTATCCCACGCTCGATCCGACTCATATGGCTACGATCGATCCCTGCCCGCAAGGCCAGAGCTTCTTGTGAGATTCCCCTCTTCTTCCTCTCGATCTTGACCCTTTGGCCGAAAAGAGACCCTAGTCTGGTCACGTCTGCTACCCATCATATGCCAGCAGGCATTCTTCCCCTGTTGAGGACTATTCG
Encoded here:
- a CDS encoding helix-turn-helix domain-containing protein; the encoded protein is MTRLGSLFGQRVKIERKKRGISQEALALRAGIDRSHMSRIERGIVGVTLEKVYRIAIAIDCEPADLLPPKNTPLD